A region from the Desulfobulbaceae bacterium genome encodes:
- a CDS encoding aminotransferase class III-fold pyridoxal phosphate-dependent enzyme — protein sequence MIAHPRVVAVIQARMGSTRLPGKTMMDLAGTPLLVRLLRQLAGAFSLDEVVIATSIDPTDDVIAQFAVGRGVRVIRGSEQDVLSRYVLAADAADADVVVRLTADCPLHSPDTVDEVVQAFLGARVDYACNTNPYTRPDGQDVEVFSRDLLNRASAAAESGPDREHVTPWMRRNADVVRFDVLHRPPHQPSLRWSVDHPDDLQFARSVWSCLDRRGPGPFNFEEIMSAVIESGATQGKAIINEGFYLSLIKAASAEAAPPLVLDKSFSWLERSERVIPGGAQTYSKSWRHHIRGVTPIFLDEGKGAIVRDVDGNHYVDLIQGLLPNILGYAHDEVNRAAHDRACKGHSFSLAHPIEVELAERLCRLIPCAEMVRFGKNGSDATAGAVRVARAYTGREHVAVCGYHGWQDWFIGTTSRSAGVPKAVRELAHPFPYNDPDALDALLASKPDQFAAVIMEPVNFNWPTPGYLEKVKEIVHRHGALLIFDEICSGFHFGLGGAQQLFGVMPDLATFGKAMGNGWAISCIVGRRDVMHVFEDAFVSFTFAGDVSAMAAAMKVLDILEFGEAYARMTAAGTKLFDGARVMAAATGLRDSFQLKGHPHWALFSFVDENGVDDPATRALWVQEVTRRGVLILTTFNISAALDESSVTTVLSAFAHAFKRVAQARSLGAHPESWLDGPIPIPAFRARG from the coding sequence ATGATCGCGCACCCCCGAGTCGTCGCAGTCATCCAGGCACGGATGGGGTCCACTCGACTGCCCGGAAAGACCATGATGGATCTGGCAGGCACTCCGCTGCTGGTTCGGCTTCTTCGACAGTTGGCTGGCGCGTTTTCGCTTGACGAAGTCGTCATCGCGACGAGTATCGACCCGACAGACGACGTGATCGCGCAGTTTGCCGTGGGGCGGGGTGTCCGTGTGATTCGCGGTTCCGAACAGGATGTGCTCAGCCGATACGTCTTGGCTGCGGACGCGGCCGATGCCGATGTCGTTGTCCGCCTCACGGCCGATTGTCCGCTTCACTCGCCGGATACAGTTGACGAGGTAGTGCAGGCTTTTCTCGGGGCTCGTGTCGACTATGCCTGCAACACGAACCCGTATACAAGGCCTGATGGTCAGGACGTTGAGGTGTTTTCGCGCGATCTTTTGAATCGCGCTTCGGCGGCAGCCGAGAGCGGTCCAGATCGCGAACATGTTACACCGTGGATGCGCCGGAATGCCGACGTTGTTAGATTTGATGTGCTGCATCGCCCGCCGCACCAACCATCGCTGCGCTGGTCCGTCGATCATCCCGACGATCTGCAGTTCGCGCGTTCTGTTTGGTCCTGCCTCGATCGGCGTGGTCCAGGCCCTTTCAACTTCGAGGAAATCATGTCTGCTGTCATCGAAAGTGGTGCGACTCAGGGTAAAGCGATTATCAATGAAGGTTTTTATCTTTCGCTGATCAAGGCGGCTTCGGCTGAAGCTGCTCCACCGCTCGTGCTGGACAAGAGCTTTTCTTGGCTTGAGCGGAGCGAGCGGGTGATTCCTGGCGGCGCCCAAACCTATTCGAAAAGCTGGCGCCATCACATCCGTGGGGTAACGCCAATCTTTTTGGATGAGGGAAAGGGCGCGATAGTCAGGGACGTGGACGGAAACCACTATGTGGACCTGATCCAGGGCTTGCTTCCCAATATCCTTGGCTATGCGCATGACGAGGTCAATCGCGCGGCGCATGATCGCGCCTGTAAAGGTCACAGTTTCTCGCTCGCTCACCCGATCGAAGTGGAACTTGCTGAGAGACTTTGCCGACTCATTCCGTGCGCCGAAATGGTTCGGTTCGGTAAGAATGGCTCGGATGCGACGGCTGGAGCTGTGCGCGTTGCGCGCGCATACACGGGGCGTGAGCATGTTGCCGTTTGCGGCTATCACGGCTGGCAGGACTGGTTTATAGGCACCACTTCGCGCTCGGCGGGGGTGCCGAAGGCAGTTCGAGAGCTGGCGCATCCATTTCCCTACAACGATCCGGATGCGCTGGACGCTTTGCTGGCCAGTAAGCCGGATCAGTTTGCGGCAGTGATCATGGAACCGGTCAACTTCAACTGGCCAACGCCAGGCTATCTTGAGAAGGTGAAGGAGATCGTCCATCGCCATGGAGCCTTGCTGATCTTCGACGAGATATGCTCGGGTTTCCACTTTGGATTGGGAGGGGCTCAGCAACTCTTCGGTGTCATGCCGGACCTTGCGACCTTTGGCAAAGCCATGGGCAATGGTTGGGCTATCAGTTGCATCGTTGGCCGACGTGACGTCATGCACGTTTTCGAGGATGCCTTCGTAAGTTTTACCTTCGCGGGTGATGTCTCTGCGATGGCGGCGGCTATGAAGGTGCTGGACATCCTCGAATTCGGTGAGGCCTATGCCCGCATGACCGCAGCGGGCACTAAATTGTTCGATGGTGCACGGGTCATGGCGGCGGCCACGGGGCTCCGGGACTCATTTCAGCTTAAGGGACATCCGCATTGGGCACTTTTCTCGTTCGTCGACGAGAACGGCGTCGATGATCCGGCGACCAGGGCGCTTTGGGTGCAAGAGGTTACTCGTCGAGGCGTATTGATCCTCACCACCTTCAATATTTCAGCAGCTCTCGATGAATCATCAGTAACGACAGTGCTCTCTGCTTTTGCGCATGCCTTTAAGCGAGTTGCGCAGGCTCGATCTCTCGGTGCCCATCCTGAGTCTTGGCTTGACGGACCTATTCCCATCCCGGCGTTCCGAGCGCGTGGATAG
- a CDS encoding class I SAM-dependent methyltransferase, translated as MRKKLYDPLHHRLLYLDCEANEQFWDQKWETSAKATFSSPPRHGLTVRITRRYLPTGSRVLESDCGLGDVVYALHNAGYEVAGIDYAPKVVRAINENWPHLNVTVGDVRHLPCEDGFCDGYWSFGVIEHFSEGYDAIACEMRRVLRTGGYLFLSFPSFNPFRQSRAAAGKYPQLSGDIGTMTDFYQFALNPSDVQAKFESLGFALVEHRGSSSLMGLIEDWPNIAAAQHFLDHFPSRVGTGISMVMDLIIGRYVGHSSLLILRKK; from the coding sequence ATGCGAAAAAAACTCTACGATCCCCTCCACCATCGATTGCTGTATCTTGACTGTGAGGCCAATGAGCAGTTCTGGGATCAGAAATGGGAAACATCGGCGAAGGCCACTTTTTCCAGCCCACCTCGCCACGGTTTGACCGTCCGCATTACGCGCCGTTATCTGCCGACCGGATCACGTGTGCTGGAGAGTGACTGTGGCCTTGGCGATGTGGTCTATGCGCTTCACAATGCCGGGTATGAGGTCGCCGGTATCGATTATGCGCCGAAGGTCGTGCGGGCAATTAACGAAAATTGGCCCCATCTGAATGTGACCGTAGGCGATGTGCGTCATCTCCCTTGTGAGGATGGTTTCTGCGATGGCTACTGGTCTTTTGGCGTGATAGAACACTTCTCCGAGGGTTACGACGCTATTGCGTGCGAAATGCGGCGCGTGTTGCGCACGGGTGGTTATCTCTTTCTAAGCTTTCCCTCGTTCAATCCATTCCGTCAGTCACGCGCTGCGGCAGGAAAATATCCGCAATTATCGGGAGATATTGGGACGATGACCGATTTTTATCAGTTTGCGCTTAACCCATCCGATGTGCAGGCAAAGTTTGAGTCTCTTGGATTCGCACTGGTAGAGCATCGAGGTTCAAGTTCGTTGATGGGGCTTATCGAAGATTGGCCTAATATTGCGGCTGCTCAGCATTTTCTTGACCATTTCCCTTCACGGGTAGGGACTGGCATCAGTATGGTCATGGATCTGATAATCGGCCGGTATGTTGGGCACTCTTCCTTGTTAATTCTTCGAAAAAAATGA
- a CDS encoding class I SAM-dependent methyltransferase, which produces MMNRRFNHLTPQYIRDRLFVWCYEVINPEQPWLTSRSIWLLNELIKRDDIGVEFGSGRSTLWLAKRMRHLTSVESDSVWYEKVRSLIHSAGLSSVVDYRKYDNESEYARQATLFTDNSIDFCLIDGVARDQCALTMLSKIKSGGIIVVDNINWYLPNDHTRSPDSKRSRDGAASDIWAAFAKEVSVWRHIWTSNGVFDTCIWFKP; this is translated from the coding sequence ATGATGAACAGAAGGTTTAATCACTTAACTCCGCAGTATATCAGAGATCGCCTGTTTGTCTGGTGCTACGAAGTAATAAATCCGGAGCAACCTTGGCTCACTTCGCGCTCGATCTGGTTGCTTAATGAGTTGATAAAAAGAGATGATATTGGAGTTGAATTTGGTTCCGGCCGATCAACATTGTGGCTTGCAAAGCGCATGAGACATCTCACGTCAGTCGAAAGTGATAGCGTCTGGTATGAGAAAGTAAGGAGCCTTATTCACTCAGCAGGTCTTTCATCGGTAGTAGATTATCGTAAGTATGATAACGAGTCTGAGTATGCACGTCAAGCTACGCTATTTACCGATAATTCAATTGATTTTTGTTTGATTGATGGCGTAGCTAGAGATCAATGTGCGCTCACAATGTTATCAAAAATAAAATCTGGCGGAATAATTGTTGTTGATAATATAAATTGGTATTTGCCGAATGATCACACCCGTTCACCAGATTCTAAGCGTTCTCGAGATGGTGCTGCATCCGATATTTGGGCTGCTTTTGCAAAGGAAGTATCTGTGTGGCGTCATATATGGACAAGCAATGGGGTGTTTGATACGTGCATTTGGTTCAAGCCCTAA
- a CDS encoding SDR family oxidoreductase, whose amino-acid sequence MQRVLVTGGAGFLGSHLCDRLIADGHDVLCVDNFFTGTKPNVTHLLCHSNFEMIRHDVTFPLYVEVDQIYNLACPASPIHYQHDPVQTTKTTVHGAINMLGLAKRVKARILQASTSEVYGDPEIHPQPEHYWGRVNPIGPRSCYDEGKRCAETLFFDYHRQHQLDIKVVRIFNTYGPRMHPNDGRVVSNFIVQAIRGEDITIYGDGQQTRSFCYVDDMIEGFVRVMHSEPGFTGPVNLGNPGEFTMLELADKVLELVGSRSKLVFMPLPTDDPKQRQPDISLAGEKLDWHPTVSLEDGLKETIKYFQQLLSAR is encoded by the coding sequence ATGCAACGTGTTTTAGTCACCGGTGGTGCAGGTTTTTTGGGTTCGCATCTCTGCGACCGCCTAATCGCGGATGGCCATGATGTGTTGTGCGTTGATAATTTTTTCACCGGCACGAAGCCAAATGTCACTCATTTGCTTTGCCATTCGAATTTCGAGATGATACGTCACGATGTTACTTTCCCACTCTATGTGGAAGTGGATCAAATTTACAACCTTGCGTGTCCCGCTAGCCCCATTCATTACCAGCACGACCCGGTACAGACGACCAAGACCACTGTTCATGGGGCAATTAATATGCTGGGGTTGGCCAAGCGAGTGAAGGCGCGAATTCTGCAAGCTTCTACAAGCGAAGTTTATGGGGATCCTGAAATACATCCACAACCAGAACACTATTGGGGGAGGGTTAATCCGATCGGCCCCCGCTCCTGTTACGACGAGGGCAAGCGCTGCGCTGAGACGCTGTTTTTTGACTACCATCGCCAGCACCAGTTGGACATCAAGGTTGTGCGTATTTTTAACACCTATGGACCGCGTATGCACCCCAATGACGGGCGGGTAGTAAGTAATTTTATCGTGCAGGCGATTCGCGGTGAAGACATCACCATTTATGGCGACGGTCAGCAGACTCGTTCTTTCTGCTACGTGGACGATATGATAGAGGGTTTTGTGCGCGTGATGCACAGCGAACCCGGTTTTACTGGCCCGGTGAATCTGGGTAATCCGGGTGAATTTACCATGCTGGAGCTGGCCGATAAGGTGCTGGAGTTGGTGGGCTCGAGATCTAAATTGGTGTTTATGCCTCTGCCCACCGATGATCCCAAACAGCGTCAGCCTGATATTTCGTTGGCCGGAGAGAAACTCGATTGGCACCCCACCGTCTCACTGGAAGACGGGCTCAAAGAAACTATCAAGTATTTTCAGCAGTTACTGTCGGCCCGATGA
- a CDS encoding O-antigen ligase family protein, which yields MPSAIQISSVKISVPERLLVAFILFYGALVFCLPVPFSEEVAQQYPWWAKRIGIGNVLLNEIFFILWVAIYGWRFVQRALLNVGVPTRQAAVCLIVLALWCGLISLDAPLPLQDIGRTFRLLLLAVMLIAVVRWTRQMGDFPLFMLILGVFAGTVINLVESFQNPFIVNGILLLHGQNTPGVWMAIAIHLAAWLFFRSTNWMVQLFSIATALVCAFGAGLSYSRIGWVSGALGLAAWGYIFFLARQRGYFARGCVRRIRISWLPLLLVFSLIGLCSPGVRENLQSIQSLIQRKDWVVSDSNMQRASYFIGTVEIIAKHPFGVGYSGFYDAMTATDVYRSDKAAQEASPAEANPHATFLWYTTTGGVIGGMLAVILFLLLLRSMRIGLIRSFERSGRILFYLIVGPMFLIGMTVPYLYNSTIFIVPVAIAAGWGWSRPLEQATFVN from the coding sequence ATGCCAAGCGCCATCCAGATATCGTCGGTCAAAATCAGCGTTCCCGAACGTCTTCTGGTTGCGTTCATTTTGTTCTACGGCGCATTAGTCTTCTGCCTTCCGGTGCCGTTTTCGGAGGAGGTCGCTCAACAGTATCCTTGGTGGGCGAAGAGAATAGGCATTGGCAATGTTTTGCTCAACGAGATTTTCTTTATTTTGTGGGTTGCTATATATGGTTGGCGTTTCGTGCAACGGGCGCTGCTAAATGTCGGTGTCCCTACAAGGCAGGCAGCTGTCTGCTTAATCGTCCTTGCACTTTGGTGTGGCCTGATTTCACTGGACGCGCCTTTGCCACTACAGGATATTGGCCGGACCTTCAGGCTCTTGCTCTTGGCAGTAATGCTGATAGCGGTGGTTCGATGGACACGGCAAATGGGCGATTTCCCCTTGTTCATGCTGATTCTGGGGGTTTTCGCAGGAACGGTCATCAATTTGGTGGAGTCATTCCAAAACCCTTTTATCGTGAATGGAATCCTGTTGTTGCACGGGCAAAACACACCTGGAGTCTGGATGGCCATAGCCATTCATCTTGCGGCGTGGCTTTTCTTCCGTTCTACAAATTGGATGGTCCAGCTCTTTTCGATCGCAACAGCGTTAGTGTGTGCATTCGGGGCTGGCCTCAGCTATTCGCGTATTGGGTGGGTGTCTGGTGCCTTGGGCCTCGCCGCATGGGGTTACATCTTTTTTTTAGCAAGGCAACGCGGTTATTTTGCAAGGGGTTGTGTGAGGCGTATCCGCATCTCATGGTTACCCCTTCTTCTGGTTTTCTCGTTAATAGGTTTGTGTTCCCCCGGTGTGCGGGAGAACCTGCAATCGATCCAAAGCCTAATTCAGCGGAAGGATTGGGTGGTTAGTGACAGCAACATGCAAAGAGCAAGTTATTTTATTGGTACGGTCGAGATTATTGCCAAGCACCCCTTCGGTGTTGGGTACTCAGGGTTTTATGATGCCATGACGGCGACCGATGTTTACAGGAGCGATAAAGCCGCACAGGAGGCATCACCAGCAGAAGCCAATCCACATGCTACCTTTCTCTGGTACACCACTACGGGTGGCGTTATCGGGGGCATGCTGGCTGTAATCTTGTTTTTATTGTTATTGCGAAGTATGCGCATTGGGCTTATCCGTTCATTTGAACGGTCCGGGCGGATATTATTCTATCTCATTGTCGGTCCGATGTTTTTGATTGGCATGACAGTGCCTTACCTTTATAATAGCACAATCTTTATTGTACCGGTCGCTATCGCTGCCGGCTGGGGTTGGTCGCGGCCATTGGAGCAGGCCACATTCGTAAATTAA
- a CDS encoding glycosyltransferase: MNNGRFGVFFDPTKTTSGQRFYRDLCAALKTRSIPLDEKPSAILFNISAPVSEIVKAKIRGQKVVLRVDGLWWDRISPAFLENFWWPTRMLLTFFARFKMTQNITSDIANLLDDNYTGFFRILLADHIVYQSVFSKQVHQRYFPNKNHSVIGNASRSRQDIISSDYHETDLLKLCVIYSEAPAKGIYQILKFVKWLSEVKHLPVRLYVVGFNGKVPKYAPDDMQSLIMNSGLVDIYPPFDDFDPKVTKILSEAHCCLCFSFRDPCPNAVVESMAHHLPVVGIASGGVPEIVHDAGELIDWDDWKDGHFAAHRYEFQEKDIDFEQMFSALNKVLNNLNLYRMKVRQRLLDDLDVDVCAERYAQVLEKLAQE, encoded by the coding sequence ATGAATAATGGTAGATTTGGAGTTTTTTTCGACCCCACAAAAACAACGTCAGGTCAGCGATTCTATCGGGATCTTTGCGCGGCATTGAAGACTAGGTCAATTCCGCTCGATGAAAAGCCTAGCGCAATTCTATTTAATATCTCAGCGCCAGTTAGCGAAATCGTGAAAGCGAAGATAAGGGGGCAAAAAGTAGTCCTTCGAGTCGATGGCCTTTGGTGGGACAGAATCTCGCCTGCATTTTTGGAGAATTTCTGGTGGCCCACACGGATGTTACTGACATTCTTTGCGCGCTTCAAAATGACGCAAAATATAACCTCTGATATTGCCAACCTTCTTGATGACAACTATACAGGGTTTTTCCGCATTCTATTGGCAGACCATATTGTTTATCAATCTGTTTTCTCTAAACAGGTGCATCAAAGGTATTTCCCAAATAAAAATCATAGTGTAATCGGAAATGCTTCGAGGTCGCGTCAGGACATCATTTCTAGTGACTATCATGAAACAGATCTTTTGAAGTTGTGTGTGATTTATAGCGAAGCTCCAGCAAAGGGAATTTATCAGATTCTAAAGTTTGTTAAATGGTTGAGTGAGGTAAAACATCTTCCTGTAAGGCTTTACGTTGTAGGGTTTAATGGTAAGGTGCCAAAATACGCACCAGATGATATGCAGTCCTTAATCATGAATTCTGGACTCGTGGATATTTATCCGCCTTTTGATGATTTTGATCCAAAGGTGACTAAAATTCTTTCTGAAGCGCATTGTTGTTTGTGTTTTTCTTTCCGAGATCCGTGTCCGAACGCGGTTGTTGAAAGCATGGCTCATCATTTACCGGTCGTAGGTATAGCAAGCGGGGGCGTTCCGGAGATAGTCCATGATGCAGGCGAATTGATCGATTGGGATGATTGGAAAGACGGACATTTCGCTGCCCACCGCTACGAATTTCAAGAAAAAGACATTGATTTCGAACAGATGTTTTCAGCCTTAAATAAAGTATTAAACAATCTAAATCTGTATCGGATGAAGGTTCGGCAGCGACTTCTTGATGATTTAGATGTTGATGTCTGCGCTGAAAGGTACGCGCAAGTTCTCGAAAAACTTGCGCAAGAATAA